From Candidatus Neomarinimicrobiota bacterium, a single genomic window includes:
- a CDS encoding glycosyltransferase family 9 protein, with protein sequence MQKRFLIIRLSSIGDILLTTPFVRALRKKYPDSLINYLTKSEYVELMLNNPNINNVYAFDTKNGFGEILNWRYQIKSNRYNAIFDLHRNIRTLLMTRFIGGMNSGKYNKRYFKRYMLVNFGLNLYKNVTSISDRYLEVGSKYNLADDGFGLDLYTSSDSPLKERLKVDSKLNLVIAPGAGYHTKRWPSDNYAKLADLLVKEIDAKIILVGSKDDLPISEAVISQMNEPATDATGEFTLLETAAIIKQSDAVLTNDSGLMHIAVSQKKPVLAFFGSTTEELGFFPYSDNFRVLEVSNLNCRPCSHVGRDNCPKKHFKCMVDITPELAFKATTDLLEL encoded by the coding sequence GTGCAAAAACGTTTTCTTATCATACGATTAAGTTCTATTGGAGATATACTTCTTACAACTCCCTTTGTTAGGGCGCTCCGAAAGAAGTATCCGGATTCTCTAATTAATTATCTTACGAAGAGTGAGTATGTGGAACTGATGCTGAATAATCCTAACATAAATAACGTATATGCGTTTGACACAAAAAACGGATTCGGTGAGATATTAAATTGGAGATACCAGATAAAATCAAATCGCTATAACGCTATATTTGACCTGCACCGTAATATTAGAACTTTGTTAATGACAAGGTTTATTGGCGGGATGAATTCCGGAAAATATAACAAAAGGTACTTTAAGCGATATATGTTGGTTAATTTCGGATTAAATCTCTATAAAAATGTGACTTCTATATCTGACCGCTACCTCGAAGTCGGTTCTAAATATAATTTAGCTGATGATGGGTTTGGATTAGATCTTTATACAAGTAGTGATAGCCCTTTAAAGGAAAGACTGAAAGTTGATTCTAAACTTAATCTTGTGATTGCGCCGGGGGCAGGATATCATACAAAACGATGGCCAAGCGATAATTATGCGAAGCTTGCTGACTTATTGGTTAAAGAGATTGATGCAAAGATCATATTGGTAGGGTCTAAAGATGATTTGCCTATTTCCGAAGCTGTAATATCTCAAATGAATGAACCTGCTACTGATGCTACCGGTGAATTTACTTTGCTGGAAACAGCGGCAATAATCAAGCAGTCAGATGCCGTGCTGACGAATGACAGTGGACTGATGCATATTGCAGTATCTCAGAAAAAACCGGTTCTCGCATTTTTCGGCTCAACTACGGAGGAATTAGGATTTTTCCCGTATAGCGATAATTTCAGAGTTTTGGAGGTATCTAATCTCAATTGCAGGCCATGTTCTCATGTAGGACGAGATAATTGTCCAAAGAAACACTTTAAATGTATGGTGGATATAACTCCGGAACTGGCATTTAAAGCAACGACGGACTTACTTGAATTATAA
- a CDS encoding PEGA domain-containing protein — translation MNKYFLLLFIFVVSQSYLYANPPESAAIGFSTLIFKSKSSDILFYIDDSLYSRQRVDTLSVTAGYHSLRASNSESDLWSAVDWTWKGELAADSTYYFEVTPTRFVILNSVPYGADVIINGEFMGTTPYVLQSTDKAVELIKRNYMPVRIEPEEMNQKTLISVNLVVESPVIETEITPNFAKMGYDRDKLISRSTYALTAISGVAAVYFKFEADKAFNNLSDAVDPADIQYLTDRIDKFDNLAGISFATFQAGFLYSIYRVIRHR, via the coding sequence GTGAATAAATATTTCCTGCTACTATTTATTTTTGTTGTAAGCCAGAGCTATTTATATGCAAATCCCCCCGAAAGCGCAGCTATAGGGTTTTCAACTCTGATATTCAAATCTAAATCATCTGACATTTTATTTTATATTGATGATTCATTATACAGCCGGCAGCGCGTCGATACTCTATCTGTTACGGCAGGATATCACTCATTGAGAGCATCGAATTCTGAATCTGACTTATGGTCGGCGGTAGATTGGACTTGGAAAGGAGAGTTGGCAGCTGACTCTACCTACTATTTTGAGGTTACACCTACGCGATTCGTAATATTAAATAGTGTTCCGTATGGTGCGGATGTTATCATCAACGGTGAATTTATGGGGACTACACCCTACGTTCTTCAATCAACCGACAAAGCTGTGGAATTAATTAAGAGAAATTATATGCCGGTACGAATCGAACCTGAAGAGATGAATCAAAAAACATTGATAAGTGTTAATTTGGTTGTTGAATCTCCAGTAATAGAAACTGAAATTACTCCGAATTTCGCTAAAATGGGGTACGATAGAGATAAATTGATTAGCCGGTCAACTTATGCCCTTACCGCTATATCGGGAGTTGCGGCGGTTTATTTTAAATTCGAAGCCGACAAAGCTTTCAATAACCTATCAGATGCTGTTGATCCGGCAGATATACAATATCTTACTGATCGAATCGATAAATTCGATAACCTGGCAGGAATATCTTTTGCAACTTTTCAGGCGGGATTCTTATATTCCATTTATCGAGTTATACGTCACAGATAA
- a CDS encoding ATP-binding cassette domain-containing protein — protein MIELKNISYKYQSVNNEGLLALNDVSLALKSGDFISLIGSNGSGKSTLAMVMSGIFKPFSGTVKCDGLELDDLNLKESSKKKIAVLFQNPLEHLVSGSVESDIAFSLENYGIPAEIIRQRVDESMRLFDLYDVRESHPRELSGGEQQKVAFAGVWALKPDYIICDELTTFLDYESRKLLLSMLNKFSDDGGGVLLITQYPSEAINSDQLYIMEKGKLIENGKPSEILGNQEILLKAGHYAPQTAELENRYNDIISMKI, from the coding sequence ATGATAGAACTAAAAAATATCTCGTATAAATATCAAAGCGTAAATAATGAAGGGTTATTAGCTCTGAATGATGTTTCACTCGCTCTTAAAAGTGGTGATTTCATTTCTTTAATAGGATCAAATGGCTCCGGCAAATCAACACTTGCTATGGTCATGTCTGGAATATTTAAACCGTTTAGCGGTACCGTCAAATGTGATGGATTAGAGTTAGACGATTTAAATTTAAAAGAATCGTCGAAGAAAAAAATCGCAGTATTGTTCCAAAACCCGTTAGAGCATCTCGTCTCAGGAAGCGTGGAGTCTGATATCGCATTTTCACTTGAGAATTATGGCATACCGGCTGAAATAATTAGGCAGCGGGTAGATGAGTCAATGAGACTATTTGATCTATACGATGTTAGGGAAAGCCATCCAAGAGAGCTATCCGGGGGTGAACAGCAGAAGGTGGCATTTGCCGGAGTTTGGGCGCTTAAGCCGGATTATATTATTTGTGATGAGTTGACTACTTTTTTGGATTATGAGTCGAGAAAATTACTGCTAAGTATGCTGAATAAATTTAGCGATGATGGTGGCGGTGTACTTTTGATAACGCAATATCCATCTGAAGCAATAAACTCGGACCAATTATATATAATGGAAAAGGGTAAATTAATCGAGAACGGCAAACCATCCGAAATATTAGGTAACCAGGAAATATTACTTAAAGCGGGGCATTATGCTCCACAAACAGCAGAACTTGAAAATCGATACAATGATATAATCAGTATGAAAATATGA
- a CDS encoding polyprenyl synthetase family protein, producing the protein MTSRYGKMFRPKLVLLSAKLFGPINEQTIASAVLIELLHIATLMHDDVVDRAEHRRGIPSIHSIWKNKTAVLMGDFLFSRALINLVGLRNFDSLDVLSMAAERMSKGELLQLEKNRSNGLDEETYFRMISDKTASLFSAASEMGALTTTDSVDKRKALSLYGEHLGIAFQLKDDLFDYVGKKANTGKPVGRDVKENLITLPVIHSLGKDSKRSARKIIKNLRNKNGKSDFQMAVNYVKEHGGLEYTEQKLNFHSQKAIDSLSELEDSDSKDALIKFVRFNIDRTR; encoded by the coding sequence ATGACATCCCGATATGGCAAGATGTTTCGTCCTAAGCTTGTCTTGCTTTCCGCAAAACTATTCGGGCCTATAAATGAGCAAACTATCGCATCCGCGGTTCTAATTGAACTGCTTCATATTGCAACTCTTATGCATGACGATGTAGTGGACAGAGCCGAACATAGAAGAGGGATTCCCTCTATTCACTCCATTTGGAAGAATAAAACTGCCGTGCTAATGGGTGATTTTTTATTCAGCAGGGCATTAATAAACCTTGTTGGCCTCAGAAATTTTGACTCGTTAGATGTGCTGTCAATGGCTGCCGAAAGAATGAGTAAAGGAGAATTACTGCAACTTGAAAAAAACAGGTCGAATGGATTAGATGAGGAAACTTATTTTCGTATGATAAGCGATAAAACAGCAAGTCTTTTTTCCGCTGCGAGTGAAATGGGTGCGTTGACCACTACAGACTCGGTTGATAAAAGGAAAGCACTTTCTCTTTATGGAGAGCATCTTGGAATCGCGTTTCAGCTGAAAGATGACCTTTTTGATTATGTCGGTAAAAAGGCTAATACAGGTAAACCTGTGGGAAGAGATGTTAAGGAGAATTTAATTACTCTGCCGGTAATCCATTCACTTGGAAAAGATTCAAAACGCTCAGCCAGAAAAATAATTAAAAATTTACGAAATAAGAATGGGAAATCAGACTTTCAGATGGCTGTTAATTATGTAAAAGAACACGGAGGCTTGGAATACACTGAGCAGAAACTCAACTTTCACAGCCAAAAAGCAATTGATTCTCTTTCAGAATTAGAGGATTCGGATTCTAAGGACGCCTTAATTAAATTTGTTCGGTTCAACATTGATCGAACAAGATAA
- a CDS encoding PQQ-binding-like beta-propeller repeat protein, whose amino-acid sequence MYRKFIIFLLLSLVIIFSCSGNIKIFDVSSKFKKSEWTQLGGNAQHNQNAIKEVTPPLKQLWKTGVERTPTGYMTAAMGNIFVTTMAGKIIVLNYSTGIKISSIKLDHSIGYGMALDGNNGYFGSISNDNSIFGYQLDKGRYAWKKNIGPVESMPLVSGGLLYVTSVNGNLYCLDLETGTEKWRFRSNRPFRGTPVRWEGLIIAANDSGNVYGLSASTGELKWKYETGKAIMSTPVVYNGNVYVGNLLGQFFSINAESGKLNWSFSGKGSFYATASVDDDAVYSATASGMLYKISITDGVGIWEQDLLDPLSIGMLVSGQYIYIGSLNRKFYSINKDTGEVIWSVLLDGRIRTSPLEYNGNIFIGTEDKFVYAFSEAGAISE is encoded by the coding sequence TTGTATCGTAAATTTATAATCTTCTTACTACTGTCGTTGGTCATAATATTTAGCTGTTCCGGAAATATTAAGATTTTTGATGTTTCTTCAAAATTTAAGAAATCTGAATGGACTCAACTTGGAGGTAATGCTCAGCACAATCAAAACGCTATCAAGGAAGTGACACCTCCGTTAAAACAATTGTGGAAGACCGGTGTTGAGAGAACGCCTACCGGCTATATGACAGCCGCAATGGGGAATATATTCGTTACAACAATGGCAGGTAAAATCATTGTGCTTAACTATTCTACGGGAATTAAAATAAGTTCTATTAAATTAGACCATTCCATTGGATACGGAATGGCATTAGACGGCAATAACGGATATTTCGGCAGCATTTCAAACGATAATTCGATCTTTGGTTATCAATTGGATAAAGGGAGATATGCCTGGAAAAAAAATATCGGTCCTGTGGAATCTATGCCGTTGGTTTCAGGGGGCTTGCTTTATGTCACTTCTGTTAATGGAAATCTATATTGCCTTGATTTGGAAACAGGCACCGAGAAGTGGAGATTCAGAAGTAACAGGCCGTTTCGCGGCACGCCTGTAAGATGGGAGGGACTCATAATCGCCGCAAATGACTCCGGCAATGTGTATGGACTCTCAGCTTCCACAGGGGAACTCAAATGGAAATATGAAACAGGCAAAGCCATTATGTCAACACCGGTAGTTTATAATGGTAATGTTTATGTTGGTAATTTGCTCGGACAATTTTTCTCGATTAATGCAGAATCCGGTAAATTAAATTGGTCATTTTCCGGAAAAGGAAGTTTTTATGCTACTGCGTCGGTTGATGATGATGCGGTATATTCCGCAACAGCTAGCGGTATGCTTTATAAGATTTCAATTACTGATGGAGTCGGAATTTGGGAGCAAGATTTATTGGACCCTCTAAGTATAGGAATGCTTGTGTCAGGGCAATATATCTATATCGGGTCTCTGAATCGAAAATTTTACTCTATAAATAAAGATACCGGCGAAGTAATATGGTCCGTATTGCTTGACGGAAGAATCAGAACATCACCGTTAGAATATAATGGTAATATATTCATCGGAACGGAAGATAAATTCGTATATGCGTTTTCAGAAGCAGGTGCAATAAGTGAATAA
- the tatC gene encoding twin-arginine translocase subunit TatC, protein MSEAVSNNGDKDDKDISSSEMGFLDHLEELRWRILKSLVAVVIFSVFSFAFSDYFVNFLIKPTLSIDPPLTLQVLRVQGMLIVKMWIAFVGGLILGLPFIVYHIWHFIAPGLYVNEKKNLPILIVVTFFSFLGGASFAYYIIIPLIIPTLLSFGVPGVENNISINYYFSFVIQMILASGIVFEMPILAYFLGRIGLLTPAFMRHYRKHALVGIIITSAILTPPDPLSQLLLSVPLFILYEISIFISGIASKKRTIGTNDS, encoded by the coding sequence ATGTCCGAAGCTGTTTCCAACAACGGAGATAAAGATGATAAGGATATCTCTTCAAGTGAAATGGGATTTCTTGATCATCTTGAGGAGTTAAGATGGAGAATCCTCAAATCGCTGGTAGCAGTCGTAATATTTTCGGTGTTCTCTTTTGCATTTTCTGATTATTTTGTAAATTTTCTGATTAAACCAACACTTTCTATAGATCCTCCTTTGACCCTACAGGTACTAAGGGTGCAAGGTATGCTTATTGTAAAAATGTGGATCGCTTTTGTCGGCGGATTAATTCTTGGATTGCCATTCATCGTTTATCATATATGGCACTTTATTGCCCCCGGTTTATATGTAAATGAAAAGAAAAATCTTCCGATTCTGATAGTAGTTACATTTTTTTCTTTTTTAGGTGGAGCCAGTTTTGCCTATTATATTATCATACCATTAATAATTCCAACTCTTCTCTCATTTGGCGTTCCGGGAGTCGAGAATAATATATCCATAAATTATTACTTCAGTTTCGTAATTCAGATGATACTTGCAAGTGGCATAGTTTTCGAAATGCCTATCTTAGCATATTTTTTGGGAAGAATCGGACTACTTACGCCGGCATTTATGAGGCATTACAGAAAACATGCCTTAGTTGGTATTATCATAACCTCTGCGATATTGACTCCGCCCGATCCACTCAGTCAATTATTGTTGTCGGTTCCATTATTTATTTTATATGAAATAAGTATTTTCATTTCCGGCATAGCCTCAAAAAAACGAACAATAGGCACAAATGATTCTTAA
- a CDS encoding CDP-alcohol phosphatidyltransferase family protein: protein MMNLPNMISLFRVILIIPCLFYFNAGQNYLGLSILILMIITDFADGIVARKYKNVSDFGNAIDPICDKIVIIALFMYLVFNKDFPLWFFIILISRDIVLLYLGVLIKRQSGIMPQANVPGKIMMNTIALLVIGLFMDLDILAQFGLLSSVVFFVYSTVVYLSDYKKILLKA, encoded by the coding sequence ATGATGAATTTGCCGAATATGATTTCTCTATTCAGAGTAATTTTAATTATTCCATGTCTTTTTTACTTTAACGCCGGTCAGAATTATTTGGGATTAAGTATTTTGATTTTGATGATTATTACGGACTTCGCTGATGGCATAGTTGCACGAAAATATAAAAACGTGTCCGATTTCGGAAACGCAATTGATCCAATTTGCGATAAAATAGTAATTATCGCATTATTTATGTATTTGGTATTTAACAAAGATTTTCCTTTGTGGTTTTTTATTATATTGATTTCGAGAGATATTGTGTTATTGTATTTGGGAGTACTTATCAAGCGTCAAAGCGGTATTATGCCGCAAGCTAATGTGCCCGGAAAAATTATGATGAATACCATCGCTTTGTTGGTGATTGGATTATTTATGGACTTGGATATCCTTGCGCAGTTCGGATTATTGTCAAGCGTTGTATTTTTTGTTTATTCAACAGTTGTTTATCTTTCCGATTACAAAAAAATATTACTGAAGGCATGA
- a CDS encoding ATP-binding cassette domain-containing protein codes for MILQEIKELIVTLDNPLISKSFELRIPSLQINSNELIGVLGRSGAGKTTFARLLAGLLKPSSGTIINYPDNLAVGLSFQFPENQFFMNTILEDIMLGAIEKGLSDTEAHKSAYEALELVNLDPGLYGARNHMALSSGERRRAALATIIALKPDLYIFDEPTAALDGIEIKNLTDIIENISKQGKTVLIVSQDSAFIAESCNRLIVFDKGLPVYDGPPPDFFLNSELTNKYGIEQPPVAEFVNGIIANGMKIIPKSLKTSDLFSLLDSQLNSTNAESLV; via the coding sequence ATGATTCTTCAAGAAATTAAAGAACTGATAGTTACACTTGATAATCCGCTTATATCAAAATCTTTCGAGCTACGGATACCGAGTTTGCAAATAAATTCAAACGAACTTATCGGTGTATTAGGCAGATCCGGAGCGGGAAAGACGACATTTGCGCGTCTGTTAGCTGGTTTATTGAAACCCTCATCAGGAACGATTATTAACTATCCCGATAATTTAGCGGTCGGGCTATCTTTTCAATTTCCGGAAAATCAATTTTTTATGAACACCATCCTTGAGGATATAATGCTTGGCGCAATAGAAAAAGGATTGTCGGACACTGAAGCTCATAAATCCGCATATGAAGCATTAGAATTAGTGAATTTAGATCCGGGTTTATATGGTGCTCGCAACCATATGGCATTGAGTAGTGGAGAAAGAAGAAGAGCTGCCCTCGCCACTATTATAGCGCTAAAACCTGATTTATATATATTTGATGAACCGACCGCGGCGCTTGACGGAATTGAAATAAAAAATCTGACGGATATAATAGAAAATATTTCGAAGCAGGGTAAAACTGTCCTTATAGTATCTCAGGACTCGGCGTTTATAGCGGAGAGTTGCAATAGACTTATAGTATTTGATAAAGGTTTACCTGTTTATGATGGCCCGCCTCCGGACTTCTTTTTAAATAGTGAATTAACAAATAAATATGGAATAGAGCAGCCGCCTGTGGCTGAATTCGTGAATGGCATTATCGCAAACGGAATGAAAATTATTCCTAAAAGTTTGAAAACTTCGGATTTATTCTCGTTATTAGATTCGCAGCTCAATTCAACGAATGCTGAAAGTCTGGTATAA